The Mycolicibacterium parafortuitum nucleotide sequence CTGCCGGTGATCGCTCGCGACCAGCTCGGTCTGGGCTCGTCCGGCTACGGCGCCCTGCTCGGTGCGCTCGGTGTCGGCGCGGTGCTCGGCGCGTTCGCGTTGTCGCGGCTGCGGTCCCGGTACGGGCAGAACACCCTGCTGATCGCCGGGGCGGGCGGGTTCGCGCTGGCGACCACCGTGCTGGCGCTGGTGCACAACGTCGCGGTGGTCGCCGCGGGGCTGGTGATCGGCGGTACCGCGTGGCTGCTGACGCTGTCGACGCTCAACGCGTCGATGCAGTTGAGCCTGCCCGGCTGGGTGCGCGCCCGCGGGCTGTCGGTGTACCAGCTGATCTTCATGGGCGGGCAGGCCGTCGGCTCACTGCTGTGGGGCCTGCTGGCCGGGGCCACCTCCAGCGTCACCAGCCTGCTGGTCAGCGCCGCGCTGCTGGTGTTCTGCGGGGTGTCGCTGGCGTGGTGGCCGCTGCACGCCGGCACCGGCAACCTCGACCTGACCCCGTCGACGCACTGGCCGGAACCGTCACTGCTGTTCGAACCGGAGCCGCTGGACGGGCCGGTGCTGGTGATCACCTCCTACCGGGTGCTGCCGGAGAACGAGGAGGCGTTCCTGTCCGCGGTGGCGGCGCTGGGCAGGTCCCGGCAGCGCACCGGCGCCGCGATGTGGCAGATCTTCCGCAGCGTCGAACAGGAGTCGACGTTCGTGGAGACCTTCGTCGTGCGCTCCTGGGGTGAGCACATGCACCAGCACTACACCCGGCTCACCGGCCAGGATCAGCTCATCGAGCAGAGGGTCGAGCAGTACACCGAGGGCGAGGCGATCTCGCGGCACTACCTCGCCGTCCGCGAGACCCACTGACGTCGCGTCGGCACCGCGAGCGCGCGCGTCTGCACGACGACACTCCGTGTCAGCCGTGCAAGACCGCGCGCTCGCCACCCACCCGTCGCCCCGCCGGCGTCAGCCCTTCGGATACTCCGCGGAGAACGACACCACCACCGCGTCGGCGACCTTCAGCGCGCCCATCATCATCGAGTACGGCTTCAGACCGAAATCCGAATGCCGCACCTCGGTCTCGGTGGACATGCGCCAGCGCTCGCCGAGATCCTCGACGGTGAGCTCAACACCGCAGTCCCGCTCGCGGCCGCGGATCTGCAGCGTGCCGGACAGCAGGTAGCCGTCGTCGGTGCCGGTGATCGCCGAGGACCGGAACACGATGTGCGGATGACGCTTGCCGTCAAGGACTTTCACCGCGTTGCCGCGGGCGATCGCCTTCTCGGGTCCGGACAGCCCGGCCACACCGCCGTCGCCGCCGAGCACCTCGAGGCTGCCGACGTCGACCGTCAGCTCCACCGCAGACGGCGCCTCTTCGGACCAGTGCACGCTCGCGTGCCAGTCCAGCCCGATGGTCAGCCGGTGGCCCATCTTGGCCGCCGCCCCCGTCACCCCCGTGGTCAGTCGAAGCTCGCCGTTCCCGGAATCCAGTTCCCACACCGTCACCGGCCGAGCGTAAGCGCTACTCGGGCGGATACGGCAACCCGAAGTCGTCGGCGAGCAGGCTCTGCACGATGATCATCGCCGCTTGCGCGCCGGTGGCGATCGCGCCGGCGATGTGCGGCTGCTCGGTGCACACGTCGCCGGCCGCGAACACCCCGGAGGTGCTGGTACGCGCGATCTCGTCCACGGTCAGCGGTTCGGTGCCCAGCGGCCCGGGTGTGCACGTCGCGCCCAGTTGTTCGGCCAGCGGTGATCGTTGCCGCACCGGCGCCTCGACCAGCAGCCCGTCGCGGGCCAGCCGGTCGCCGTCGGCGAACGCGACAGCCTCCAATTGTCCTTCCCCACCGATCAATTCGACGACGCGCCGGTCGTCGACCGACACGCCCGCGCGTTCCAGGATCCGGTGGTCGTCCGGGCTGAGCTGGGTGGGCCCGTCGGTGAGCAGCACGACATCGTCGGTCCAGCCGCGCAGCATCAGCGCGGTGTGCAGCCCCTGCTCGCCGGCCGCGAGCGCCGCGAGTTTCTTGTCCCGCATCTCCCAGCCGTGACAGAACGGGCAGTGGAACACCGACGTGCCCCACAGGTCGGCGACGCCGGGCAGTTGCGGCGGGCAGTACGACATCCCGCCGGCCAGCAGCACCCGCTTGGCCCGGACCCGGTCGCCGCCGGCGATGTCGAGGATGAAGCCGTGGTCGACTACGCGGCCCTCGACGACCTCCCCCGGCCGGAACTGCACCGACGGGTAAGCCGCCAGCTGCGACCGGCCGGTCGCGTACAGCTCGTCGGGCGGCCGCTGGTCGAATCCGAGCAGCCCGCCGATCACCGGCGCGGCACGATTGCTCGGCTCACCGGCGTCGATGGCCAGCGTCGTGCGCCGCGCCCGCCCCAGCACGAGTGCCGCGCTCAGGCCCGCCGCGCCGGCGCCGACGATCACACATTCCCATTCCACGCCACCGGTGATTCCCGCTCAGCGCGTTGCCGAACGTCCAGATTGCGTCTTCTCGGCGCGGGCGTCGGCCCGTTCGCGCTGCGGCACCACCACGTACTTCGGGTCCTGGGTGGACGCGACGCCCGCCTCGAACACACCGAACCGCTGCAGCGCGCTGCCGGCCAGCAGGGCGGCCCCCGACGCGGCGACGGCCCAGCGGCGCCGGCCGGCGACGACGGCGCCGACCGCCCCGGCGACGGTCAGGATCTCCGACCACCGCCGCAGCCGGTGCGGGCGTCCCGTCGTGTAGGCCTCACCGACCAGACCGAGGCGACGCTCCATCGTGCGGGATGCGGCCACCTCCAGTACCGCGCCGGTCACCGCCATCCGCCGGGCCGGACCGCACTCCGACACCGGGGCCAGCAGCATCCCGAACCCGCCGCCGCTGGCCGCGGCCGATCCGGTGAACACGAACGGCAGATACGGGTGCGCCTCGTGCCACGCCGGAACCGCGGTGTGCGACAAGAGCACCGCGGTGTAGGACGCGACCCCGGGGGCGACGGCGGCGGCCTCCAGCCCCGCGGGCCGGGCCGCCCAGTCCAGGACGCGGCCGAGGCGGGTCCGGCGCAGCCGCGGCGGCATCAGCTCCGCCGCGGCGGCCAGCCCGGCGCCGGGCCCGAACCCGCCGAGGATCCAGGTGCCCACGCTCATCGGGGAACTCGGCTTGGCCACCCGCAGCATGTGGTGGAAGCGCTCCGGGCGGCCGAGGTCGCCGATCAGGAAGTACATGCTGGCCAGCAGGCTCGCCAGTGCTCCGAGCCGTGACACCCGCCGCAGCCGGGTTCTGCCGGTCAGGTCGGCCCCGGCGGCCAGCAGGGCCGACCCCGCCGACAGCCCACCGGAGAACAGGTACGCCGCGATCATCCAGTTCCACACCGGCGTCTTGAGGATCTGCTTGCCGTAGTACGACCGGAACTCGGCCTTCGGCACCGCGAGTTGCTCTTTCACGCGCGTGATCCTCTGCTCTTCGCGCAAGCGCTCATCGCCTACCCACAAACGCCGACACCGCGACCCCGACCAGCGCCGACGCCGCCATCCCGGCGTAGCGCCACATCGCGCCGGCGTCGCGGGTCGGCACCACCGGATCCGGTGGCAGCCCATAGACTTCCGGCTCGTCGAGCAGCAGGAAGAACGCGCCGTCGCCGCCGACCCCGTCGTCGGGATCGTGCCCGTACAGCCGCGCCTCGGTGACGCCGCGCTCGTGCAGCTCCGAGACCCGCAGCGCGGCCCGTTCCCGCAGCTCGTCGAGCACCCCGAACTGGATGGAGTCGGTGGGACACGCCTTCGCGCACGCGGGTTCGAGTCCGTCGTGCAGCCGGTCATAGCACAGCGTGCATTTCCACGCCCGCCCGTCACCTTCGCGGCGTTCGATCACGCCGTACGGGCAGCCGGACACGCAGTAGCCGCAGCCGTTGCAGATATCCTGCTGCACAACGACTGTCGAGAACTCGGTGCGGAACAACGCGCCGGTCGGGCACACGTCGAGGCAGCCGGCGTGCGTGCAGTGCTTGCACACGTCCGAGGACATCAACCAGCGGAAGTCCTGCCGGGTCTCCGCGCCGGTGCCGTCGCCGGGCCGCTCGAAGCCGGGCATCCCGAGGTCGACGGACTCGACGGGTTCGGGCCGGCGCTGCTCGATGAACGCGACGTGGCGCCACGAGTTCGCGCCCAGCTCGCCGGTGTTGTCGAACGACATGCCCAGCAGGTTGAATCCGTCCCCCTCCCCCGAGACGGGCACCTCGTTCCACTCCTTGCACGCGACCTCGCAGGCCTTGCAGCCGATGCACACCGACGTGTCGGTGAAGAACCCAACCCGCGGCGGATGCTCGTCGTCGTAGCCGGCGTCGCCGGCCACATCGTGTAGCGGGCCGTAAAAAGAGTTGCTACTCATGGGCTCTCCTCGGTGTGGTCGCGCGAGGGTTCGGTGGTGTCGAGATGGGTGCCGGTCTCCGGGGTGATGCGGGCGCGCTCCCGGTAGACCCGGATGTACTCCAGCAACTGCGGCCCGCGCGGGCGCCGGCCCGGCTGGATGTCGCAGGTGGCGACCTTGCTCTCCTGGATGAACACGTTCGGGTCGGCGACCACGCCGAGCAGGTCATTGACGACGTCGCCGTCGATCAACCCGACCGAACCCCAGTGGTACGGCATCCAGATCTGGTGCACCGCACGGTCTTCGACGCGCAGCGGACGCATCCGTTCGGTGACGAACACCCGCGCGTCGACGGCCGCCCGGCTGGTCACCACGTGCGCCCAGTCCATGTGGGTGAGCCCGCGCAGCTCGGCCAGCTCCGGGGATACCTCGACGAACAGGCCGGGCTGCAGCTCGGCCAGGTAGGGCAGCTGACGGCTCATCCCGCCTGCGGTGTGGTGCTCGGTGAGCCGGGCCGCGGTGAACACGAACGGGAACACGTCGCCGTGCGCGTCCGGCCAGGACGGGTTCGACGGATTGTCCGCGCGCCCATACACTTTGCGCGCCGGGTTGCCCTGCTGCGCGTACAGCGGATTTCGCACCGGCGACTCGTGCGGTTCGTAGTGCGTCGGCAGCGGCCCGTCGAGCACCCCGTTCGGCGCGAACAGCCACGCCTTGCCGTCGGCCTGCATCACGAACGGGTCGTCCCCGCGCAGCGCCTCGACCCCGACCGCGTCGGGGCGGGGCCGGTAGTCCGGCGGCTTCGTCCTCTCGAAATCCGGGACGTCGTAGCCGGTCCACTCCCCCTTGTCCGGATCCCACCAGATCAGCTTCTTGCGTTCACTCCACGGCCGGCCCTGCGGATCGGCCGACGCGCGGTTGTACAGCACCCGGCGGTTCAGCGGCCACGTCCAACCCCATTCGTTGTCGTAGGGCCCCTCGCCGGATTGCGGGCTCCGCCCGCGGTGTTCCGTGTGCGGTCTACGCCGCGCGGCCTGGTTCACCTCGTCGGCGTACACCCCGCTGTAAATCCAGCAGCCGCACGCCGTCGAGCCGTCGGCCTTCAGTTCGGTGTAGCCGTTGACGGCGCGGCCGGTCGTCAGGTCGACGCCGTTGATGCGCCGCAGCACGTCGGCAGCGGAGGGTTCGTCGCCGTCGAGTTCGTAGTCCCACCACAGATCCAGCAGCGGCCGGTCCCGGTCATCGGTTGAGCCGGAGAGCTTTTCGCGCAGGATCCGGCCCAGATGGTAGAAGAACCACAGCTCGGAGCGGGCGTCACCCGGCGGTTCGACGGCCTGTTCACGCCACTGCAGCATCCGCTGGGTCTGGGTGAACGTGCCGGACTTCTCGACGTGTGAGGCGGCCGGGAACAGGAACACCTCGGTACGGCAGGTGTCGGGGCTGATCTCACCGGTCTCGATCTCGGGCGAGTTCTTCCAGAACGTCGCGCTCTCGATCTCGACGAGGTCGCGCACCACCAGCCAGTCCAGGTTGGCCATGCCGAGCCGCTGCAGCCTGCCGTGCGCCGACCCGACGGCCGGGTTCTGCCCGAGCAGGAAGTAGCCGAACACCTTGCCGTCCACCATGTCCATCACGGTGCGGTAGGTGCCGTGGTCGCCGTTGATGCGCGGCAGATAGTCGAAGCAGAAGTCGTTCTCGGGCGTCGCCGCATCGCCCCAGTACTCCTTGAGCAGCGACACCATGTAGGTATCGGCGTTGTGCCAGAAGCCCTTCTGGTTGCGGCTGACGATGTCTTCGATGTAGTCGGCCAACGTCTCCTGGCCGGCGTGCGGCATCGCGAGATAGCCGGGCAGCAGGTTGAACAGCGTCGGCACGTCGGTCGAGCCCTGGATGCTGGCGTGCCCGCGCAGCGCGAACACCCCGCCGCCGGGCCTGCCGATGTTGCCCAGCAGCAGCTGGATGATCGCGCCTGCCCGGATGAACTGCGCACCCAACGTGTGCTGGGTCCAGCCGACCGAGTACACCAGCGCCGCGGTCTTGTCGCGTCCGGAGTTCTGCGCCCATTTCCGCGCCACCTCAAGGAAATCCGCGGCGGGCACCCCGCACACCCGCTCGACCATCTCCGGGGTGTAGCGCGCGTAGTGCCGTTTGAGGATCTGGTAGACGCAGCGCGGATGCTGCAGTGTCGGATCGTTGGGGATGTCGCCGGCGCCGCCCTCGATCGGCGGCCCCCCGGAACCGGAGCGGTCGCCGGAGCTCGCCTCCTTCGCCTCGGCGCCGCCTTCCTCGGCGTCGGTCGACTCGTACTGCCATGTCGACGGGTCGTAGGACGCGGTCGCGTCGTCGTAGCCGGAGAACAGGCCGTCGAGGTCCTCGGCGTCGGCGAAGCGTTCGTCGACCAGGAAGGACGCGTTGGTGTAGGCGGCGACGTACTCGCGGAAGTCGAGTTCGTTGCTCAGGATGTAGTTGATGACGCCGCCGAGGAACGCGATGTCACTGCCGGCGCGCAGCGGCACGTGCCGGTCGGCCAGTGCGCTGGTGCGGGTGAACCGCGGGTCGATGTGCACCACCTGCGTGCCGCGCGATTTCGCCTCCATCACCCACTGGAATCCGACCGGATGCGCCTCGGCCATGTTGGAGCCCATGATGACGATGAAGTCGGAATTGACGAGATCCTGCTGATAGTCCGTCGCCCCGCCGCGACCGAAGGAGGCCCCCAGACCGGGAACCGTGGCGCTGTGTCAAATACGCGCCTGGTTCTCGATCTGTAGTGCCCCGAGCGCGGTGAACAACTTCTTGATCAGATAGTTCTCTTCGTTGTCCAGGGTGGCGCCGCCGAGGCTGGCGATGCCCATGGTGCGGCGCAGCGTCAGGCGGTCCTTGTCGAACTGCTGCCAGCCCTTCTCGCGGGCGTCGAGCACCCGGTCGGCCACCATCTGCATCGCGGTGTCGAGGTCGAGGTCCTGCCACTCGGTGGCGTACGGGGCGCGGTAGCGGACCTTGGTCAGCCGCTGGGGTCCGGTGACGAGTTGCTTGCTGGCCGACCCTTTCGGGCACAGCCGCCCACGCGAGATCGGGCTGTCGGGGTTGCCCTCGATCTGGACGACCTTGTCGTCTTTGACGTACACCTTCTGCGCGCAGCCGACCGCGCAGAACGGGCACACCGAATGCGCGACGTGGTCGGCCTCGGCGGTACGCGGGATCAGCGTCAGCGACCGCTCGGACTGCGCGGCCTTACCGCGGCCCAGCTTGTCGTCGCCGGTGAGTTGCCGGTACACCGGCCATGACGCCAGCAGCTTCTTGAAGTCCACCCGGCACCTCCGTTCGGCTTGCTGTCGAGGTTACGGCGTACCCGGACCGGACGCGCCGAATCATCTCCGTCGATGCCTGCTTCGCTCGGTCCTGGTTCGACATACCCGTTTGCTGGTGCGGCGTATCGGTAAAAAGGGAGCAACGGCCGATCAGTCCGGCCGCCTCACAGACGGGAGTGCGATCGCAGATGCTGGAGATCAGCGGGTTGACGTGGGGCGTGACGATCGCGGTGATCGTCGGGCTCCTCGCGGTGGATCTGATCCTGGCCGCGCTGCGGCCGCACCGGGTCGGGTTCAAGGAAGCCACGGTCTGGTCGGTGTTCTACATCGCCGTCGCCATCGGCTTCGGGGTGTGGTTCGCGACGACCTACGGCGGCGATTTCGGCACCCAGTACTTCGCCGGCTACATCGTCGAGAAGAGCCTGTCGGTCGACAACCTGTTCGTGTTCGTCATCATCATGGCGACGTTCGCGGTGCCCGAGGAGCATCAGCACAAGGTGCTGACGTTCGGCATCATCCTGGCGCTGATCATGCGGGCGATCTTCATCGCAGTGGGTGCGACGCTGCTGTCGCTGTTCTCGTTCATGTTCCTGCTGTTCGGCGTGCTGCTGATCTACACCGCGATCCAGCTGTTCCGGCACCGCGACGAGGACCCCGACGTCGAGAACAACATCATGATCAAGGCCACCCGCAAGATCCTGCCGATCAGCGACGAGTACGACGGCGGCAAGTTGTTGACCCGGCGGGAGGGCCGCCGGATGGCGACACCGCTGCTGGCGGTGTTGATCGCGATCGGCAGCGTCGACCTGTTGTTCGCACTCGACTCGATCCCGGCGGTCTTCGGGGTCACCAGCGAGCCGTACATCGTGTTCACCGCGAATGCCTTCGCGCTGCTGGGTTTACGGGCGTTGTTCTTCTTGGTGAAGGGTTTGCTGGACCGGCTGGTGTACCTGTCGACGGGGTTGTCGATCATCCTCGCGTTCATCGGCGTGAAGCTGATCCTGCATTGGGGTCACGTCGACATCAATCCGAGCATCCCGGAGATCAACACGTATCTGAGCCTTGCCGTGATCATCGGCATCCTGGCGATCGTGACCGTCGCCAGCCTGATCAAGACGCGGAAGGACCCGACCGCGAAGGCCCATCCCGGGTCGCTGCGCGCGACCCGGAAGGACCCTGCGCGACGAGACGAGCGGCGGCCCGACGCGGCTCAGTGAGCCGCGTCGCGGCCGTAGGTGCGGTTGCGCAGCGCCAGGATCGTGGCGCCGAGTAGCGCCGAGATCAGCGAACCGGTCAGCACCCCGATGCGGACCTGGTCTGCCACGCTGCCACCCGCGAAGGCGAGGTCTCCGATCAGCAGCGACACCGTGAAGCCGATTCCCGCCAGCAGGGCCACGCCGACGACATCGGCCGGGTGCAGCCCGGCCGCGGCACCGGAGAACCGGCGTACCAGCAGGGTGGCGCCCGCGATCCCGACGACTTTGCCTGCCACCAGCCCGACGACGATTCCGGTGGTCACCGGCTGGGCGAGCGCCTCGGTGAGGCCCGCGACGCCGCCGATGGTCACGCCCGCGGCCAGGAACGCGAACACCGGCACCGCGAAGCCGGCCGACAGCGGCCGCACGGAGTGCTCGTAGCGTTCGCACCACTGCGCGGCGGGCACGGTGAGGCCGAGCGCGACGCCGGCGATGGTCGCGTGCACCCCACCGGCGTGGACCAGCACCCAGGTCACCACCGCGACC carries:
- a CDS encoding MFS transporter — its product is MTTASSTSTWAPLQSPVFRALWIAQFVSNLGTWMQTVGAQWMLVDDPRAAVLVPLVQTATTLPVMLLALPSGVLADLVDRRRLLIATQGAMAAGVGLLATLTGAGLTTPTVLLTLLFVIGCGQALTAPAWQAIQPDLVPSHQIPAAAALGSMSMNGARAIGPAIAGALVSLTGPTIVFALNAVSFIGIVLVLVWWRRPPARNDFPPERAMAALSAGGRFIRKSPIVLRILLRTVLFIAPGSAVWGLLPVIARDQLGLGSSGYGALLGALGVGAVLGAFALSRLRSRYGQNTLLIAGAGGFALATTVLALVHNVAVVAAGLVIGGTAWLLTLSTLNASMQLSLPGWVRARGLSVYQLIFMGGQAVGSLLWGLLAGATSSVTSLLVSAALLVFCGVSLAWWPLHAGTGNLDLTPSTHWPEPSLLFEPEPLDGPVLVITSYRVLPENEEAFLSAVAALGRSRQRTGAAMWQIFRSVEQESTFVETFVVRSWGEHMHQHYTRLTGQDQLIEQRVEQYTEGEAISRHYLAVRETH
- a CDS encoding YceI family protein, giving the protein MTVWELDSGNGELRLTTGVTGAAAKMGHRLTIGLDWHASVHWSEEAPSAVELTVDVGSLEVLGGDGGVAGLSGPEKAIARGNAVKVLDGKRHPHIVFRSSAITGTDDGYLLSGTLQIRGRERDCGVELTVEDLGERWRMSTETEVRHSDFGLKPYSMMMGALKVADAVVVSFSAEYPKG
- a CDS encoding NAD(P)/FAD-dependent oxidoreductase, which produces MEWECVIVGAGAAGLSAALVLGRARRTTLAIDAGEPSNRAAPVIGGLLGFDQRPPDELYATGRSQLAAYPSVQFRPGEVVEGRVVDHGFILDIAGGDRVRAKRVLLAGGMSYCPPQLPGVADLWGTSVFHCPFCHGWEMRDKKLAALAAGEQGLHTALMLRGWTDDVVLLTDGPTQLSPDDHRILERAGVSVDDRRVVELIGGEGQLEAVAFADGDRLARDGLLVEAPVRQRSPLAEQLGATCTPGPLGTEPLTVDEIARTSTSGVFAAGDVCTEQPHIAGAIATGAQAAMIIVQSLLADDFGLPYPPE
- the nrfD gene encoding NrfD/PsrC family molybdoenzyme membrane anchor subunit; translated protein: MKEQLAVPKAEFRSYYGKQILKTPVWNWMIAAYLFSGGLSAGSALLAAGADLTGRTRLRRVSRLGALASLLASMYFLIGDLGRPERFHHMLRVAKPSSPMSVGTWILGGFGPGAGLAAAAELMPPRLRRTRLGRVLDWAARPAGLEAAAVAPGVASYTAVLLSHTAVPAWHEAHPYLPFVFTGSAAASGGGFGMLLAPVSECGPARRMAVTGAVLEVAASRTMERRLGLVGEAYTTGRPHRLRRWSEILTVAGAVGAVVAGRRRWAVAASGAALLAGSALQRFGVFEAGVASTQDPKYVVVPQRERADARAEKTQSGRSATR
- a CDS encoding 4Fe-4S dicluster domain-containing protein is translated as MSSNSFYGPLHDVAGDAGYDDEHPPRVGFFTDTSVCIGCKACEVACKEWNEVPVSGEGDGFNLLGMSFDNTGELGANSWRHVAFIEQRRPEPVESVDLGMPGFERPGDGTGAETRQDFRWLMSSDVCKHCTHAGCLDVCPTGALFRTEFSTVVVQQDICNGCGYCVSGCPYGVIERREGDGRAWKCTLCYDRLHDGLEPACAKACPTDSIQFGVLDELRERAALRVSELHERGVTEARLYGHDPDDGVGGDGAFFLLLDEPEVYGLPPDPVVPTRDAGAMWRYAGMAASALVGVAVSAFVGRR
- the fdh gene encoding formate dehydrogenase, coding for MDFKKLLASWPVYRQLTGDDKLGRGKAAQSERSLTLIPRTAEADHVAHSVCPFCAVGCAQKVYVKDDKVVQIEGNPDSPISRGRLCPKGSASKQLVTGPQRLTKVRYRAPYATEWQDLDLDTAMQMVADRVLDAREKGWQQFDKDRLTLRRTMGIASLGGATLDNEENYLIKKLFTALGALQIENQARIUHSATVPGLGASFGRGGATDYQQDLVNSDFIVIMGSNMAEAHPVGFQWVMEAKSRGTQVVHIDPRFTRTSALADRHVPLRAGSDIAFLGGVINYILSNELDFREYVAAYTNASFLVDERFADAEDLDGLFSGYDDATASYDPSTWQYESTDAEEGGAEAKEASSGDRSGSGGPPIEGGAGDIPNDPTLQHPRCVYQILKRHYARYTPEMVERVCGVPAADFLEVARKWAQNSGRDKTAALVYSVGWTQHTLGAQFIRAGAIIQLLLGNIGRPGGGVFALRGHASIQGSTDVPTLFNLLPGYLAMPHAGQETLADYIEDIVSRNQKGFWHNADTYMVSLLKEYWGDAATPENDFCFDYLPRINGDHGTYRTVMDMVDGKVFGYFLLGQNPAVGSAHGRLQRLGMANLDWLVVRDLVEIESATFWKNSPEIETGEISPDTCRTEVFLFPAASHVEKSGTFTQTQRMLQWREQAVEPPGDARSELWFFYHLGRILREKLSGSTDDRDRPLLDLWWDYELDGDEPSAADVLRRINGVDLTTGRAVNGYTELKADGSTACGCWIYSGVYADEVNQAARRRPHTEHRGRSPQSGEGPYDNEWGWTWPLNRRVLYNRASADPQGRPWSERKKLIWWDPDKGEWTGYDVPDFERTKPPDYRPRPDAVGVEALRGDDPFVMQADGKAWLFAPNGVLDGPLPTHYEPHESPVRNPLYAQQGNPARKVYGRADNPSNPSWPDAHGDVFPFVFTAARLTEHHTAGGMSRQLPYLAELQPGLFVEVSPELAELRGLTHMDWAHVVTSRAAVDARVFVTERMRPLRVEDRAVHQIWMPYHWGSVGLIDGDVVNDLLGVVADPNVFIQESKVATCDIQPGRRPRGPQLLEYIRVYRERARITPETGTHLDTTEPSRDHTEESP
- a CDS encoding TerC family protein — encoded protein: MLEISGLTWGVTIAVIVGLLAVDLILAALRPHRVGFKEATVWSVFYIAVAIGFGVWFATTYGGDFGTQYFAGYIVEKSLSVDNLFVFVIIMATFAVPEEHQHKVLTFGIILALIMRAIFIAVGATLLSLFSFMFLLFGVLLIYTAIQLFRHRDEDPDVENNIMIKATRKILPISDEYDGGKLLTRREGRRMATPLLAVLIAIGSVDLLFALDSIPAVFGVTSEPYIVFTANAFALLGLRALFFLVKGLLDRLVYLSTGLSIILAFIGVKLILHWGHVDINPSIPEINTYLSLAVIIGILAIVTVASLIKTRKDPTAKAHPGSLRATRKDPARRDERRPDAAQ